Proteins co-encoded in one Papaver somniferum cultivar HN1 chromosome 5, ASM357369v1, whole genome shotgun sequence genomic window:
- the LOC113278804 gene encoding uncharacterized protein LOC113278804 yields the protein MEKFGDIKSNMFLLHQQLEALQQNSQHLDNDNEVIRVENQIEHWHQIQHEFWGQKARDEYYLEMDGNTKYHHANANKRRTRNNIVALKDGNGNWCTSREELENLLIDHYSSLHTSTVTDRNDDIISCIPSLINSADNLELMRVPNNIEIHRALKDMKPWKAPGPDGFPPGFFQHHWEIVGNDVVEMIISKRLKKIMGKVISPLQAAYVQGRKITDNIHLAQKIVHTMKNKKEVNKYLALKLDMSKAFDRLKWSFLRDVMLKLGFCEEFCHLIMQCVSTTKISILLNDATCKPYSPSRGVRQDDCLLFINADLHNVNNLLKIIEDFGAASSHMVNFGKSSVYYSANVPQRFCRILTRRLKVPRMNSNERYLGIPIIIGKNKVNCFTGLVERVKNRLFNWNSESMSQCSKSLTIRIVTNTIPAYTMGCLQIPSEIIKQIDNLQRKF from the exons ATGGAGAAGTTTGGAGACATTAAAAGTAACAtgtttcttcttcatcagcagtTGGAGGCTTTACAGCAAAACAGTCAGCACCTAGATAATGACAATGAAGTAATTCGTgtagagaatcaaatagagcaCTGGCATCAAATACAACATGAATTTTGGGGCCAAAAAGCAAGAGATGAATATTATCTTGAAATGGATGGAAACACAAAATACCATCATGCTAAtgcaaacaaaagaagaacaagaaacaaTATTGTGGCTTTAAAAGATGGAAATGGAAACTGGTGCACTTCTAGGGAGGAACTAGAAAATCTATTAATTGATCATTACAGTTCTCTCCATACTTCCACTGTGACTGACAGAAATGATGATATCATAAGTTGCATTCCTTCTTTGATTAATTCTGCAGACAATCTGGAGTTAATGAGAGTCCCAAACAATATTGAAATACATAGAGCTTTAAAAGACATGAAGCCTTGGAAAgcacctggtccagatggattccCACCTGGATTCTTTCAGCATCATTGGGAGATTGTGGGTAATGATGTAGTAGAGATG atTATATCAAAGAGACTGAAGAAAATTATGGGAAAAGTAATATCTCCACTTCAAGCTGCATATGTTCAAGGAAGGAAAATCACAGATAACATCCATCTTGCTCAGAAGATTGTTCATACAATGAAGAATAAAAAAGAAGTTAACAAGTATCTTGCTTTGAAGCTAGACATgtctaaagcctttgataggcttAAATGGTCCTTCTTAAGAGATGTTATGTTGAAGTTAGGATTCTGTGAAGAATTTTGTCATCTAATTATGCAATGTGTCAGCACAACTAAAATCTCCATACTTTTGAATGACGCTACATGCAAACCGTATTCTCCCTCAAGAGGTGTAAGGCAAG ACGATTGTCTGCTATTTATTAATGCTGACTTGCACAATGTGAATAATCTTCTCAAGATAATTGAAGATTTTGGAGCAGCGTCTAGTCATATGGTAAATTTTGGTAAATCAAGTGTGTATTATAGTGCAAATGTACCACAGAGGTTTTGCAGGATTCTTACTCGAAGACTAAAGGTTCCTAGGATGAATTCTAATGAGAGATACCTAGGAATTCCTATTATCATTGGAAAGAACAAGGTTAACTGCTTCACAGGTTTAGTGGAGAGGGTGAAAAATCGTCTTTTCAACTGGAATAGTGAATCCATGTCACAATGCAGCAAATCACTTACGATAAGGATTGTCACTAATACAATACCAGCCTATACTATGGGATGTTTACAAATTCCTTCTGAAATTATCAAACAAATTGATAATCTGCAGCGAAAATTTTAG